The Alkalibacter rhizosphaerae genomic sequence TCCCACCTCTACCCGTGCAGGAAGAAATTGTACGCATATTGGACAATTTCACCCAGCTTACAGCAGAGCTTACAGCAGAGCTTACAGCAGAGCTTACAGCTAGGAAGAAGCAGTATGAGTTTTATCGAGATTTTATTATCGGATTTTCTAATGATGTACCTATGGTCAAACTAAGTGATATTGCCGTAGATATGTATAGAGGTTCTGGAATAAAACGAAATGAAGTCACGGTAGATGGAACTCCATGTGTTAGGTACGGTGAAATTTATACGACATATAATATTTGGTTTGACTCTTGTGTTTCAAACACACACAAAGGCAACAAGACGTTTAACCATGGCGATATTTTGTTTGCAATTACAGGAGAAAGTGTTGAAGATATTGCAAAATCGTGTGCTTATGTTGGCCATGATACTTGCTTTGCAGGTGGTGACATTGTTGTAATGAAACACAATCAGAATCCGAAATATATTGCATATGCTCTTTCTACAACAGATGCTCGAGTGCAAAAAAGTAAAGGGAAAATTAAAAGTAAAGTCGTTCATTCAAGTATTCCCGCTTTAAAAGAAATTCAAATTCCGTTACCATCAATAGATGAACAAGCCAGGATAGTCTCGATTTTGGATCGCTTTGACACCCTTTGTAACGACCTGTCAAGTGGTTTGCCAGCAGAGATTGAAGCACGTCAGAAGCAGTACGAATACTACCGGGATAAGCTTCTCACCTTCAAGGAGGTGGAGTCATGAGTCAATACAACATCGTGGTTTCCACAGAGAAAAGCACGGTTGTTGCCGAGTACGTATCAACATATAATCACACGGGGAAGTACCAGAGCGAGGCCGACTTGGAAAGGGAATTTATCCGGCTGCTTCAGGAACAAGGGTATGACTATTTAAAGATCCATAACGAAGCCTCACTGGTCGATAACCTGCGTACCCAGTTGGAGCAACTGAATGGGTACAAGTTTTCCGAGGAAGAATGGAACCGCTTTTTTTCGGAGTGTCTGGCAAGTCAAAATGAAGGCATCGTGGAAAAGACTCAAAAAATGCAAACGGATCATGTCCAGATCCTTCGACGGGACGATGGATCGACCAAGAACATCTACCTGATCGACAAGAAGAACATCCACAACAACCAGCTGCAAGTCATCAACCAATATGCAGAATCCCAGGGGAACCATGATACTCGTTACGATGTAACGGTGCTTGTCAATGGTATTCCTCTTGTTCACATTGAATTGAAGCGACGTGGCGTAGCTATTCGTGAAGCATTCAACCAGATCCGACGCTACCAGAGGGACAGTTTTTGGGCGGCCAGTGGTTTGTTCGAGTATGTCCAACTCTTCGTCATCTCCAACGGGACCCACACCAAGTATTATTCCAATACGACCCGGGCAAGTCATGTTAAGGAAAATGCAGATGGGGAGCGAAAGAAAAGTAAAAAGACCAGCAACAGCTTCGAGTTTACTTCCTATTGGGCGGATGCCAACAACAAGGCCATCGCAGAGCTGGTTGATTTCACCAAGACCTTTATGGCCAAGCATACCCTTTTGAATGTTTTGACCAAGTACTGCGTGCTGACTTCGGAGGATCTGCTTCTCGTCATGCGGCCATATCAGATCGCGGCAACAGAACGAATCTTGTCCAAAATTCAAATTGCGAACAACTACAAGAAACTGGGAACACTGGAGGCAGGAGGCTATATCTGGCACACCACCGGAAGTGGGAAGACACTGACTTCCTTTAAGACGGCACAACTGGCGTCGGCTTTGCCCTACGTGGACAAGGTCCTCTTTGTGGTGGACCGTAAAGACCTGGATTACCAGACAATGAAGGAGTATGACCGATTCCAGAAGGGTGCAGCCAACAGTAATACCTCTACCAGGATCCTTGAAAAACAGCTGGGGGATGAGACCTCCCACATCATCATTACCACGATCCAAAAACTGGACAGGTTCATTACCAAAAACAAGGGTCACGCCGTATTCCAAAAACATGTGGTCATCATCTTCGACGAATGTCACCGTTCCCAATTTGGCGACATGCACCTGAAGATCATTCGATCCTTCAAGAAATATCATTTGTTTGGTTTTACAGGGACACCCATCTTTGCAGCCAATTCCAGTTCCGGCGGAAAGCCGAATCTTAAAACCACACCACAAGCCTTTGGCGAGAAACTCCACACCTATACCATTGTTGATGCCATCAACGACGGGAATGTTCTGCCTTTCCGCATCGATTACATCAGCACGGTCAAGATGAAAGATCATGTAAAGGACAAGGACGTTTCTTCCATCGACACGGAAAACGCCATGGCAGATCCGGAAAGGATCCGGGAGATCGTAGCATATATTTTGGAGCACTTCGATCAGAAGACCAAGCGAAACAGCTTTTATTCCTTGCAGGGACAAAGAATGGCCGGATTCAACTCCATCATGGCAGTCAGCTCCATTGCTGTGGCCAAGAAGTATTATACGGAGTTTCGAAAACAGCTGAAGGAGAAGAATCGGAAACTCAATGTAGCCACGATTTTCAGTTACAGTGCCAACGAAGCGGATCCGGAGGATGTCTTTCCCGATGAAGATTTTGACACAAGTTCCTTGGATCAAACTTCCCGGGAGTTTCTTGAAGGAGCGATAAAAGACTACAATGCGGATTTCAATGTGAATTTTGACACCTCCGCCGACAAGTTTCCAAACTACTACAAAGATCTTTCCATGCGGATGAAGGGACGGGAAATCGATCTGTTGATCGTCGTGAACATGTTCTTGACGGGATTTGATGCTACGACCCTGAACACGCTCTGGGTAGACAAGAACCTTCGTCAACATGGTCTGATCCAGGCATTTTCCAGAACCAACCGGATCCTCAACTCTGTGAAGACTTATGGGAATATTGTATGTTTCCGTAATCTCCAGGAAGAAACGGACGAGGCCTTCGCCCTTTTTGGCGACAAAGATGCGGAGAGCATCGTTTTACTAAAAAGCTACGATGCCTACTACGACGGATTTGATGAACACGGGAAGCATCAATCGGGCTATACGGAACTCATTGCAGACCTGGAACAAAGATTCCCCATTGGTCAATCGATCATCGGTGAGCAAAACAAGAAGGATTTTATTCGCTTGTTCGGAGCAATATTAAGACTGAAAAACATCTTGACCGCCTTTGACCAATTTGCCGGCAACGAGATACTTAGCGAACGGGATTATCAGGATTACCAGAGTGTCTATATTGACCTGTATCAGGAAATGGGTGGGGGCGAAAAGGCAGACAAGGAGAAGATCAACGACGACGTTGTCTTTGAGATCGAGCTGATCCGGCAAGTGGAGATCAACATTGATTACATTTTGATGCTGGTGGCTAAGTTCCACGAGACCAATTGTCAGGACAAGAGCATCTTGGTCACCATCGACAAGGCAATAGGATCCAGTATGCAGCTACGCAGCAAGAAAGAGCTGATCGAGCATTTTATTGAAAAAGTCAGCATCACGGCCGAAGTAGAAGAAGCGTGGAAGAAGTTCGTCCACGAGCAGAAGGAAACAGACCTGGAGGCCATCATCAAAGAGGAAAAGCTGAAAGAAGAACAAACGAGAAAGTTCGTGAACAACTCTTTTAGAGATGGAACATTGAAAACCACCGGTACGGACATTGACAAGATCCTGCCGCCGGTCTCGCGTTTTGGAGGAGGAAGGGAAGTAAAGAAGCAAGGTGTAATCGAGAAGCTGATGAAGTTTTTTGAGAAGTATTTTGGGTTGGTCTAGAAGTGCAGTAGAAGAATTGAATAGAGTTGGAAGTATCCAAGGCCTTAATCCCATGAAATTGCTTTAAGAAACCAATTTCATGGGATTAAGGCCTAT encodes the following:
- a CDS encoding restriction endonuclease subunit S, whose translation is MSRLEELIQEFCPDGVEYKKIKQSYKRLKGTPITAGKMKEIENPNGEIRIFAGGKTVINAVEKDIPQANITRVPAVLVQSRGVIDAIYYEEPFTFKNEMWAYTSDSAIAVKYLYYVLKSNILHFREAASGMGSLPQISLRVTEDFFIPIPPLPVQEEIVRILDNFTQLTAELTAELTAELTARKKQYEFYRDFIIGFSNDVPMVKLSDIAVDMYRGSGIKRNEVTVDGTPCVRYGEIYTTYNIWFDSCVSNTHKGNKTFNHGDILFAITGESVEDIAKSCAYVGHDTCFAGGDIVVMKHNQNPKYIAYALSTTDARVQKSKGKIKSKVVHSSIPALKEIQIPLPSIDEQARIVSILDRFDTLCNDLSSGLPAEIEARQKQYEYYRDKLLTFKEVES
- a CDS encoding type I restriction endonuclease subunit R; its protein translation is MSQYNIVVSTEKSTVVAEYVSTYNHTGKYQSEADLEREFIRLLQEQGYDYLKIHNEASLVDNLRTQLEQLNGYKFSEEEWNRFFSECLASQNEGIVEKTQKMQTDHVQILRRDDGSTKNIYLIDKKNIHNNQLQVINQYAESQGNHDTRYDVTVLVNGIPLVHIELKRRGVAIREAFNQIRRYQRDSFWAASGLFEYVQLFVISNGTHTKYYSNTTRASHVKENADGERKKSKKTSNSFEFTSYWADANNKAIAELVDFTKTFMAKHTLLNVLTKYCVLTSEDLLLVMRPYQIAATERILSKIQIANNYKKLGTLEAGGYIWHTTGSGKTLTSFKTAQLASALPYVDKVLFVVDRKDLDYQTMKEYDRFQKGAANSNTSTRILEKQLGDETSHIIITTIQKLDRFITKNKGHAVFQKHVVIIFDECHRSQFGDMHLKIIRSFKKYHLFGFTGTPIFAANSSSGGKPNLKTTPQAFGEKLHTYTIVDAINDGNVLPFRIDYISTVKMKDHVKDKDVSSIDTENAMADPERIREIVAYILEHFDQKTKRNSFYSLQGQRMAGFNSIMAVSSIAVAKKYYTEFRKQLKEKNRKLNVATIFSYSANEADPEDVFPDEDFDTSSLDQTSREFLEGAIKDYNADFNVNFDTSADKFPNYYKDLSMRMKGREIDLLIVVNMFLTGFDATTLNTLWVDKNLRQHGLIQAFSRTNRILNSVKTYGNIVCFRNLQEETDEAFALFGDKDAESIVLLKSYDAYYDGFDEHGKHQSGYTELIADLEQRFPIGQSIIGEQNKKDFIRLFGAILRLKNILTAFDQFAGNEILSERDYQDYQSVYIDLYQEMGGGEKADKEKINDDVVFEIELIRQVEINIDYILMLVAKFHETNCQDKSILVTIDKAIGSSMQLRSKKELIEHFIEKVSITAEVEEAWKKFVHEQKETDLEAIIKEEKLKEEQTRKFVNNSFRDGTLKTTGTDIDKILPPVSRFGGGREVKKQGVIEKLMKFFEKYFGLV